The nucleotide sequence AGACGTTTTAACAATATTTTCTTTAATTTTATTTTTACGATTAGAGATGTTTAAAAAAGATTGAATTGAAATTATAAAAGTTAAAATAGAAGTAATTAATGCCATTGCAATAAAATATACCATTGTTTGTTCTGGATATTCATTTCACCTTATTGAATATAAATTTAAAACAACTATTAATGCAGATAAAACAATAGACAACATACTAAATGAAATAAAAAATATTTTACTTATTAAGAATTTACGTCTCACTTTATCGTAAATTAAATGCATTTTATCATCAAAACTTAAGTCATCATTATAGGTTTTCTTTATTTTTTTCATTTTTTACTCCTTTTTTAATTTTGACATCAATACTTACATCTAATAAAGCTGTCGATTTATAACGGTCAACTTCTAGAATTTGCAATGCTCGTTTATACAATAAAAATCTATTGGTTGCTTGTTCTTCTTTATAAATAAATGTTTTTGATTTATAAATGCTATATTCCATTTTTAATTGTTGTACCTTTTTTTTGTAAAAAATAAACTTATTATTAACTACAAAAAAAGATAAAATTCCGGACACTAAACTAAGTGATGAGTTGATAATAGTGGTTAGTAAAATATAGTTATTACCATCATTAAAATATGGATCATTGTATGGATTATCACTAATACTATTATTATTTCCAAAAAATTTATTATTCCCGGCTAAGAATTGTATTGCTAAAACACTTAAATAAAAAGCAGTTACAATGCTGGTTAAATTTAAAATATAATACAAAACACCATAAATATATTTCTTAAATTGTGCATATTTTAAAATTTTTGTATAAAGTTGTCTTGGCGTTAAATCCTTTTTATGAATCATTTTAATTTGTAAATCCTTTCTTTAACTCGGTTTTTAAAATTTTACTTAGTGCCATTTTTCTTTTTTTATTGGCTTTTTCTCATAAAGTATCAACGATAGCTTCTAAGTCTTTTTTAGAAATTAATCTACTATTGTATTTGATATCTAAATATTGAATAGTATTCATAATTTTTTTATATTGTACTGTACGATCAAAATATTTATAAATTGATAAAGCAACTGTAATAAAAAAGGAAATAATAATAAAAACAACTAAAAATAATAGCAAAATAAACGATGTAGAATTAAGAACATCTTTATATTTGTTACTAATTTGAACCAATTTATATAGTATATAGGTTGCTAAACTTATGGATGCAATTGTAAAAAAAGAAATAATAGATGATATTATTGTATCTATGATTGAATATATTTTTAGAGTTCTTTCATCTTGTTTTTTCTTTTGTTGTAATCTTTCAATTATTAAATTCATGCATTAATTATATTTTAATTAAAATATTTTATATAATTTTTATATGAAAAAATGAGCAATTTTTAGTGATGTAGATGGAACCATCTACCCGTTTCCAAACAAAAAACTATCTGATGTAAACCAAAAAAAAATTTGAGAAGTCCAAGAAAAAGGTGTTGAATTTATCATTAATACCGGTAATGCACCTTATCAAAAAATACAAAAATTAGCTGATTGAGCTAATTCTAGATATATAGTTTGTTCTAATGGTGCTTTAATTTTTGACAACAAAGAAAAACAAATTTTAAATATTGAGTATATTCC is from Mycoplasmopsis mustelae and encodes:
- a CDS encoding DUF4231 domain-containing protein; the protein is MIHKKDLTPRQLYTKILKYAQFKKYIYGVLYYILNLTSIVTAFYLSVLAIQFLAGNNKFFGNNNSISDNPYNDPYFNDGNNYILLTTIINSSLSLVSGILSFFVVNNKFIFYKKKVQQLKMEYSIYKSKTFIYKEEQATNRFLLYKRALQILEVDRYKSTALLDVSIDVKIKKGVKNEKNKENL